Proteins from one Thermodesulfobacteriota bacterium genomic window:
- the mrdA gene encoding penicillin-binding protein 2: MSKYLKTADSNWYKQRIIGTMVCVLAAFSILLVRLFFLQVIKGEEFERLSENNSIRLQNIDPSRGMIFDRGGKLLVDNRPSFDVSIILKDARPVNETIKKLSKYIKFPADELKSTIASKKNISLYKPILLKQDIGRDTMAGVEVHKYELPGIVVNANPRRHYINRQSAAHLIGYLGEISPAELSSGKFPGCRQGDLIGKYGVEKAHQSLLKGKRGGRQVEVNAVGQVIKVLKTVDSQPGHNYYLTIDHVVQEKTEALLEGVIGAAVAMEPATGQILALVSNPSFDQNSFVCGMSQDQWDSLTSDPLKPLTNRVVQGEYAPASTYKIVTAIAGLEEGVIDENTTFKCPGYYHFQNREYRCWKKTGHGTMSIVKALAESCDVFFYNVGQRVGVDRLAWYAIECGLGTKTGINLDHEMKGLIPTAAWKKRRFGIEWQEGETLSIAIGQGFNLVTPLQMVTLISAVANGGYRYRPEILKHIETADGKIVRESKPKRLGRLPASSKTLELVKQGLWEVVNYEKGTARGARVYGIDVSGKTGTAQVISRKEDEDEAEEELPDHLRPHAWFVAYAPSENPKIAVAVVVEHGEHGSGSAAPVAREMIKTYLRGEKHKKQLVAQN, encoded by the coding sequence TTGAGCAAATATCTAAAAACCGCAGACAGCAACTGGTATAAGCAGCGAATCATCGGGACCATGGTTTGTGTTCTGGCTGCCTTTTCCATACTTTTAGTGCGGCTTTTTTTTCTCCAGGTAATCAAAGGAGAGGAATTCGAACGGCTTTCGGAAAATAACAGCATCAGGCTGCAAAACATAGACCCGTCAAGAGGAATGATTTTTGACCGTGGCGGCAAGCTGCTGGTGGATAATCGGCCATCTTTTGATGTGAGCATCATATTAAAAGATGCCCGCCCGGTTAATGAAACCATTAAAAAGTTATCCAAGTATATTAAATTTCCGGCAGATGAACTCAAATCAACAATTGCATCCAAAAAAAATATTTCGCTGTATAAACCGATTTTATTAAAACAGGATATCGGGCGCGATACCATGGCTGGGGTTGAAGTTCACAAATATGAACTTCCCGGTATTGTCGTCAATGCAAATCCCAGAAGGCACTACATTAACAGGCAGAGTGCGGCGCATTTAATAGGGTACCTGGGTGAAATAAGCCCAGCCGAATTGAGTAGTGGGAAATTCCCCGGATGTCGGCAGGGGGATTTAATTGGCAAGTATGGCGTTGAAAAGGCACACCAGTCATTATTAAAAGGAAAACGCGGGGGTCGCCAGGTCGAGGTTAACGCCGTCGGCCAGGTGATTAAAGTATTAAAAACGGTCGATTCACAACCGGGGCATAATTACTATCTTACCATTGATCACGTGGTGCAGGAAAAAACCGAAGCACTGCTGGAAGGTGTGATTGGCGCTGCTGTTGCCATGGAACCTGCCACAGGACAGATTCTGGCCCTGGTAAGCAACCCCTCCTTTGATCAGAACAGTTTTGTATGTGGAATGTCTCAGGACCAGTGGGATTCCCTAACCTCAGATCCTCTAAAGCCGTTGACAAACAGGGTGGTTCAGGGCGAATATGCACCGGCATCAACATATAAAATTGTGACTGCGATTGCAGGACTAGAGGAAGGGGTGATAGATGAAAACACCACCTTTAAATGCCCCGGATATTATCATTTTCAGAATCGGGAATATCGGTGCTGGAAGAAAACAGGGCATGGTACCATGAGCATCGTAAAAGCTTTGGCCGAGTCGTGTGATGTCTTTTTTTATAATGTGGGACAGCGGGTCGGAGTCGATCGACTGGCGTGGTATGCAATTGAGTGCGGACTGGGAACAAAAACCGGGATAAACCTTGATCATGAGATGAAGGGATTGATACCTACGGCTGCATGGAAAAAGCGTCGTTTCGGCATCGAGTGGCAGGAAGGAGAAACACTTTCCATTGCCATTGGTCAGGGATTTAACCTGGTGACGCCGCTGCAAATGGTCACTTTAATCTCAGCGGTGGCAAACGGTGGTTATAGATACAGACCTGAGATATTAAAACACATCGAAACGGCAGATGGTAAAATAGTCAGGGAGAGCAAGCCGAAAAGGCTCGGCAGGCTGCCAGCCAGCAGTAAAACTTTGGAGCTGGTTAAGCAGGGTTTGTGGGAAGTGGTTAATTACGAAAAGGGAACCGCCAGGGGCGCACGAGTTTATGGCATTGATGTGAGTGGGAAAACAGGTACCGCCCAGGTAATCAGCAGGAAAGAAGACGAAGATGAGGCTGAAGAGGAACTGCCGGATCACTTAAGACCCCATGCATGGTTTGTGGCCTATGCCCCTTCGGAAAATCCTAAGATAGCTGTCGCTGTGGTGGTAGAACATGGAGAACATGGATCCGGATCTGCGGCCCCGGTGGCAAGAGAGATGATAAAAACCTACCTGCGAGGCGAAAAACACAAAAAACAATTGGTAGCTCAAAATTGA
- a CDS encoding ankyrin repeat domain-containing protein, translating to MRFYIVNSNSFQLSFRHELGKSPLMYASGAWFRYTNIDGRNEKHIGDGRPQLVKFLLYHGANIDTRDKIGRTSLMHASEIRNVEIMRILLESGADIDARDKRGKTVLSALNPDWKRNLKEVTMLLEKYGAKE from the coding sequence ATGCGATTTTACATCGTAAATTCAAACAGTTTTCAATTGTCGTTCAGACACGAATTAGGAAAAAGTCCACTTATGTATGCATCGGGTGCTTGGTTTAGATACACAAATATTGATGGAAGAAACGAAAAACATATTGGTGACGGTAGACCGCAATTAGTCAAATTCCTTCTCTATCATGGAGCTAATATTGACACGAGGGATAAAATTGGAAGAACCTCGCTTATGCATGCTTCAGAAATTAGAAATGTGGAAATTATGAGAATTCTTCTTGAAAGTGGGGCAGATATAGACGCCAGAGACAAACGTGGTAAGACAGTGTTATCAGCCTTAAATCCCGATTGGAAAAGAAACCTAAAAGAAGTAACAATGTTATTGGAAAAGTATGGCGCAAAAGAGTAA
- a CDS encoding polymer-forming cytoskeletal protein — MKKGKKHDSISTFLGSDASIDGTVEFRGAIRIDGNVKGKIKSNGGTVIVGEKAVLEAKITVGVAVIMGEVHGTIDAQDRIEIYPPGRVIGDIQAPVITVDEGGIFNGNCIMKDQAISSKKKKGISPKASITESIKNEAKKEK, encoded by the coding sequence ATGAAGAAAGGCAAGAAACATGATTCCATATCCACTTTTTTAGGGTCTGATGCAAGTATTGACGGAACTGTGGAGTTCCGTGGCGCTATCAGGATAGATGGAAATGTAAAGGGAAAGATCAAAAGCAATGGCGGTACGGTTATTGTGGGTGAGAAGGCGGTGCTTGAGGCGAAAATAACTGTGGGAGTTGCCGTCATCATGGGCGAGGTGCATGGAACCATAGACGCCCAAGACAGAATAGAGATTTATCCCCCGGGCCGTGTGATCGGTGATATTCAAGCCCCGGTGATTACTGTTGACGAAGGAGGTATTTTTAATGGGAATTGTATTATGAAAGACCAGGCCATTTCTTCCAAGAAAAAGAAAGGGATTTCTCCGAAGGCTTCTATTACTGAGTCAATAAAAAACGAAGCTAAAAAAGAAAAATAG
- the mreC gene encoding rod shape-determining protein MreC, whose product MFSKKTLLIVGAIVLIVVNIIILFISSSRYRSFGFGRVAIFLVAPLQEAVTGSVNFARDIWKHYFYLVSVAQENDELKKQLSRAVAKNSQYSEIELSNQRLRNLLDFKETTVSKVLAAEVISVDPSPWFKAVIIDKGSLDGVVRGLPVVIRQGIAGQVVEVSTRYAKIMLIIDRNSSVDALVQRTRARGIIQGEATAGQCFFKYVLRKDDVRVGDTIVASGLDGVFPKGMPIGDVKEVVKRNSGVFQEVRVVPYINFEKLEEVLVLLNPSKYEFVSKP is encoded by the coding sequence ATGTTTTCAAAAAAAACACTGTTGATTGTTGGCGCGATTGTTCTGATCGTGGTTAATATTATCATCCTTTTTATTTCCAGCAGTCGCTATCGTTCATTCGGCTTCGGACGGGTGGCCATTTTTTTGGTGGCTCCCTTACAGGAGGCGGTGACCGGTTCAGTAAATTTTGCCAGAGATATTTGGAAGCACTACTTTTATCTTGTTTCCGTGGCACAGGAAAACGATGAGCTCAAAAAACAATTAAGCCGTGCGGTTGCCAAAAACAGTCAGTACAGTGAAATAGAACTATCCAATCAGCGTCTGAGGAATTTGCTTGACTTTAAGGAAACAACAGTCAGTAAAGTCTTAGCGGCTGAAGTGATAAGTGTAGATCCATCCCCCTGGTTTAAAGCGGTGATAATAGACAAAGGCAGTTTGGATGGCGTTGTCAGAGGACTGCCGGTGGTTATCCGGCAAGGTATTGCCGGACAGGTGGTTGAGGTTTCAACACGTTACGCAAAAATTATGCTGATCATAGATCGGAACAGTTCAGTAGATGCCCTGGTGCAAAGGACAAGAGCGCGGGGGATTATACAAGGGGAGGCAACGGCGGGGCAGTGTTTTTTTAAATATGTTTTGCGTAAGGATGATGTCAGAGTGGGAGATACCATCGTTGCTTCAGGCCTTGATGGGGTTTTTCCTAAAGGAATGCCGATCGGGGATGTTAAAGAAGTGGTAAAGCGTAACTCAGGGGTTTTTCAGGAAGTCAGAGTTGTTCCTTATATTAACTTTGAAAAGCTTGAAGAGGTATTGGTTTTATTGAATCCCTCAAAGTATGAGTTTGTGAGCAAACCATGA
- a CDS encoding acyl-CoA dehydrogenase codes for MATKFFSEKNLKFLLYEVFDIEALTKYEYYQDHNRTVFDMVIKSAVKLAKDLLWPVFEEMDRNQPTLESGTVKVHSSVSKILQAFGEGGWLSSTVPYDLNGEQLPHMIADACQFIFAAANYSASAFPGLTDGAARLIEKFADQYLYDTYVPKMRSGKWQGTMALTEPEAGSSLSDITTTAVLTGNDFYHITGQKIFISAGDHDGTENVIHLMLAKIKGAPAGVKGISLFVVPKKRLNDEGDLVSNDVVTSGVYHKLGYRGCPIVQLSIGDKNDCRGWLVGEPHNGLRYMFQMMNEARIGVGLGATSMATAAYYAALEYAMARRQGRIVSQKDPLQPQVPIIEHADVKRMLLFQRAVVEGSLALLMQCSRYVDLMNVAKKKERDDYSLLLDLLTPIAKTYPSEMGIQAISQGLQCFGGSGYCDDYPLEQYYRDARIHPIHEGTTAIHGMDLLGRKVTIENGRAFLLFVDELQHTLSRAWEIPGLVKYAQSLKEALEELQNVTRHLLSLAQAQGPEPFLADATLYLELFGIITIAWQWLLQGLSAQRALERGCKESDARFYQGKMYTLRYFYAYELPKIKGLTERLLDDDRMTVEMDSGFFHD; via the coding sequence GTGGCGACGAAATTTTTCAGTGAGAAAAATCTAAAGTTTTTGCTTTACGAGGTGTTCGACATCGAAGCATTGACGAAATATGAGTATTATCAGGATCACAATCGAACGGTTTTTGACATGGTGATCAAATCTGCCGTTAAGCTTGCAAAAGATCTGCTGTGGCCGGTATTCGAAGAGATGGACCGCAATCAGCCGACGCTTGAAAGCGGGACGGTGAAGGTCCACTCATCCGTAAGCAAAATACTCCAAGCCTTTGGTGAAGGCGGATGGCTTTCCAGCACAGTGCCCTATGATTTGAACGGCGAACAACTTCCGCATATGATTGCCGATGCCTGCCAGTTCATCTTTGCTGCAGCCAATTATTCGGCCAGTGCGTTTCCCGGACTCACCGACGGGGCGGCCCGCCTGATCGAAAAATTTGCTGATCAGTATTTGTACGATACCTATGTTCCCAAAATGCGCAGTGGAAAATGGCAGGGGACCATGGCGCTCACCGAACCGGAAGCCGGGTCTTCCCTGTCCGATATCACCACCACTGCCGTGCTGACGGGGAATGACTTTTATCATATAACGGGACAGAAAATCTTTATTTCGGCCGGAGACCATGACGGGACTGAAAATGTGATCCATCTGATGCTGGCGAAAATTAAAGGGGCTCCAGCCGGTGTCAAAGGGATCTCGTTATTCGTGGTTCCCAAAAAGCGCCTGAATGATGAAGGGGATTTGGTTTCCAATGATGTGGTTACCTCGGGGGTGTACCACAAACTCGGGTATCGCGGCTGTCCCATCGTACAGTTGAGCATCGGCGATAAAAACGACTGCCGGGGTTGGCTGGTGGGAGAACCACACAACGGCCTGCGTTATATGTTCCAGATGATGAACGAGGCCAGGATCGGTGTCGGTCTCGGTGCAACCTCCATGGCAACGGCGGCCTACTATGCAGCCCTGGAGTATGCCATGGCTCGCCGGCAGGGCCGTATCGTGTCGCAGAAAGACCCCTTACAACCCCAGGTGCCGATTATCGAACACGCCGACGTCAAACGGATGCTGCTGTTTCAGCGAGCAGTGGTGGAAGGATCGCTGGCGCTTCTGATGCAATGCAGCCGGTATGTGGATTTGATGAACGTCGCAAAGAAAAAAGAAAGAGATGACTATTCACTCCTGCTGGATCTGCTGACGCCGATAGCCAAAACCTACCCCTCTGAAATGGGTATCCAGGCCATCAGCCAGGGCCTTCAATGTTTCGGTGGGTCCGGTTACTGCGATGACTACCCGTTGGAACAGTATTATCGGGATGCACGGATTCACCCCATCCATGAAGGAACGACGGCTATCCACGGGATGGATTTGCTGGGGCGGAAAGTAACCATCGAAAACGGAAGGGCTTTTTTACTATTTGTGGATGAACTGCAACATACACTATCAAGGGCCTGGGAAATCCCCGGACTGGTAAAATACGCTCAATCCCTTAAAGAGGCTTTGGAAGAACTTCAAAACGTTACCCGACATCTTTTATCCCTGGCTCAAGCCCAGGGCCCAGAACCATTTCTGGCGGATGCCACGCTTTACCTGGAGCTGTTCGGTATCATCACCATTGCCTGGCAGTGGCTGTTACAGGGGCTAAGCGCCCAGAGGGCACTGGAAAGAGGCTGCAAGGAATCCGATGCGAGATTTTATCAAGGCAAAATGTATACCCTCCGCTACTTTTATGCCTACGAGTTGCCCAAGATCAAAGGGCTGACGGAACGATTATTGGATGATGATCGGATGACCGTAGAGATGGATTCCGGCTTTTTCCACGACTGA
- a CDS encoding serine hydrolase — MQPVDTLMHQGISDKVFPGAVLLISQNDSILFSKAYGYANIFSKRPMTEDTIFDLASLTKPLATTLAIMNLVAENKLDVDQSLGSVLSRFSKTEKQHIKIRHLLSHTSGLPDYRPYYKELAKLPLGSRKDALMDLIAGEPLIDQIGEKELYSDLGFMILRHVAEHLSGKQLGTFVEQTVYQTLAPDVGRGLFFNHTDGKLRPGRYAATEFCRWRNMVLAGVVHDENAYVMGGVDGHAGLFGTAECIFKLLSTLLHAYHGFSSNQVFTKDLLKVFFNRQGNTEKTLGFDTPSLQHASCGDFFPKKSVGHLGFTGTSFWMDLERSVIVILLTNRIHPSRDNTKIKAFRPEIHNTIMKSL, encoded by the coding sequence TTGCAACCCGTCGACACCCTGATGCATCAGGGCATATCGGACAAGGTGTTTCCCGGTGCCGTACTGTTGATTTCACAGAATGATTCTATTCTTTTTAGCAAGGCCTATGGATATGCCAATATATTTAGTAAACGACCCATGACTGAAGATACCATTTTTGACCTTGCGTCTTTGACCAAACCTCTGGCAACGACGCTGGCAATCATGAATCTGGTTGCCGAAAATAAACTTGATGTTGACCAAAGCCTGGGGTCTGTTTTATCGAGGTTCAGCAAAACAGAAAAACAACACATAAAAATCAGGCATCTTTTAAGTCATACTTCCGGCCTGCCGGACTATCGCCCCTATTATAAAGAGCTCGCCAAACTTCCCCTGGGTTCAAGAAAGGATGCCTTAATGGATCTTATTGCGGGGGAACCACTGATCGATCAGATCGGTGAAAAAGAGTTGTACAGCGATCTCGGGTTTATGATTCTTCGCCATGTGGCGGAACATCTTTCCGGAAAGCAATTGGGAACATTTGTTGAACAAACGGTTTATCAGACGCTTGCCCCTGATGTCGGCAGGGGCCTTTTCTTTAACCATACTGATGGTAAGCTGCGACCCGGAAGATATGCGGCTACCGAGTTTTGCCGGTGGCGCAATATGGTTTTAGCAGGAGTGGTCCATGATGAAAACGCATATGTGATGGGAGGGGTGGACGGACATGCCGGGCTTTTCGGAACCGCCGAATGTATCTTTAAACTTTTATCGACACTTTTACATGCGTACCATGGGTTTTCCTCAAATCAAGTTTTTACCAAAGACTTACTGAAAGTTTTTTTTAACAGGCAGGGGAATACGGAAAAAACGCTGGGATTTGATACTCCATCTTTGCAGCATGCAAGCTGTGGGGATTTTTTTCCCAAAAAAAGTGTGGGTCACCTGGGGTTTACCGGGACATCCTTCTGGATGGATCTGGAAAGGTCGGTCATCGTCATACTTTTAACAAACCGCATACATCCGTCGCGGGACAATACCAAAATAAAAGCTTTCAGACCAGAAATTCACAATACAATAATGAAATCGCTTTAA
- a CDS encoding LD-carboxypeptidase yields the protein MVEEGKAKILKPPRLRRGDTIGIVAPASHFDVEKFNKGIAVLESMGFNISVPERLFNKKGYFAGSDWERAEMVNSYFADPTIKAIMCARGGYGSMRILSLLDYQTIQQNPKIFVGFSDVSALLSALYLKCGLVTFHGPTVTTLANSDQNTKNFLLSMMTSGEKREIAVESGISLQTGSASGPVLGGNLRTLCHLLGTPFQPDFKDSILFVEDRGEAPYRIDRMLSHMKLAGCFNGLAGFILGSFQDCGSADEIIRLAGDILKDVKIPILAGLEVGHGKRNLTIPSGLKATLNVDLKVLTFSEPATTD from the coding sequence ATGGTGGAAGAAGGAAAAGCAAAAATTTTAAAGCCTCCACGGCTCAGGCGGGGTGATACCATCGGGATTGTGGCACCTGCCAGCCACTTTGATGTGGAAAAATTTAACAAAGGTATAGCTGTACTGGAGTCCATGGGGTTTAACATTTCGGTTCCTGAAAGGCTGTTTAATAAAAAAGGATATTTTGCCGGATCGGATTGGGAAAGGGCCGAAATGGTCAACAGTTATTTTGCCGATCCAACCATTAAAGCGATTATGTGTGCAAGGGGCGGGTATGGATCCATGCGGATACTTTCTTTGCTGGACTATCAAACCATTCAACAGAACCCAAAAATATTTGTCGGATTCAGCGACGTGTCTGCGCTGTTGTCCGCCCTGTATTTAAAATGCGGGCTGGTTACCTTTCACGGGCCAACGGTAACGACGTTGGCAAATTCTGACCAAAACACAAAAAATTTCCTGCTGTCGATGATGACATCCGGGGAAAAACGGGAAATTGCAGTGGAAAGCGGCATTTCCCTTCAAACCGGTTCGGCTTCCGGCCCTGTTTTGGGCGGCAACCTTCGTACCCTGTGCCATCTATTGGGAACTCCGTTCCAGCCTGATTTTAAAGATAGTATCCTGTTTGTCGAAGACAGGGGGGAGGCGCCTTACCGGATTGACAGAATGCTGAGCCATATGAAGTTGGCCGGATGTTTTAACGGGCTGGCAGGTTTTATTCTGGGAAGTTTTCAAGATTGCGGAAGCGCAGATGAGATTATTCGGCTGGCAGGTGACATCTTAAAAGATGTTAAGATTCCCATTCTTGCCGGACTTGAGGTGGGTCACGGCAAAAGAAACCTTACGATTCCCTCAGGACTTAAGGCAACACTTAATGTGGATCTTAAAGTTCTGACGTTTAGCGAACCGGCCACCACAGACTAA
- a CDS encoding CopG family transcriptional regulator — MKRKIKYTDEPIGKVRAIADFLPSPEELALKDETVKVTIALSKTSVDFFKKEAKKYNTQYQKMIRRLLDEYAIQQ, encoded by the coding sequence ATGAAAAGGAAAATAAAATACACGGATGAACCTATTGGAAAGGTAAGAGCTATCGCCGACTTTCTTCCTTCTCCAGAAGAACTTGCCCTGAAGGATGAAACGGTTAAGGTCACAATTGCACTCAGTAAAACGAGCGTTGATTTTTTTAAAAAAGAAGCAAAAAAATATAATACTCAGTATCAAAAAATGATCCGAAGACTGCTGGATGAATATGCGATTCAGCAATAG
- a CDS encoding BrnT family toxin — translation MAKRSDFEWDSAKDQLNQKKHGVSFSLAQLAFLDHYRVILQDLEHSDEEKRYYCLGRVSGGIMTVRFTYRKNKIRIIGAGYWRKGKKIYEKENKIHG, via the coding sequence ATGGCAAAACGATCTGATTTTGAATGGGATTCCGCAAAGGACCAACTGAACCAAAAGAAACATGGCGTTTCTTTTTCCTTGGCCCAGCTTGCTTTCCTGGATCATTATCGTGTCATTTTACAGGATCTGGAACACAGCGATGAGGAAAAGCGATATTATTGTCTTGGGAGAGTCTCCGGTGGAATTATGACCGTAAGATTCACTTACCGAAAAAACAAAATCAGGATTATTGGCGCCGGATATTGGCGGAAAGGAAAGAAGATATATGAAAAGGAAAATAAAATACACGGATGA
- a CDS encoding YkgJ family cysteine cluster protein has translation MKTDLKEIANIAKSKENENWKFRSFLKGFDIEIEELDSIVHELFDYVSSEIDCTKCANCCKEVRPLLKKNDMKKLSENIGMSIIEFKKQFLKKTDEGDWTFSGLPCPFLENNICTQYESRPIDCKSYPHLHKKDFVFRLIGVIDNYSICPIVFNVYELLKERIREESILNDFDEFFDFEV, from the coding sequence ATGAAAACAGATCTAAAAGAAATAGCAAACATAGCAAAATCAAAAGAGAATGAGAATTGGAAATTTCGTTCTTTCTTAAAGGGCTTTGATATCGAAATTGAGGAATTAGATTCAATTGTTCATGAATTATTTGATTATGTTTCATCGGAAATAGATTGTACGAAATGCGCTAATTGCTGCAAGGAAGTGAGGCCTTTATTAAAGAAAAATGATATGAAGAAATTATCTGAGAACATTGGGATGTCTATCATTGAATTTAAAAAGCAATTTTTAAAAAAGACCGATGAAGGGGATTGGACCTTTAGCGGGTTGCCTTGCCCTTTTCTAGAAAATAATATATGTACTCAATATGAATCTCGCCCTATAGATTGTAAATCTTATCCGCATTTGCATAAAAAAGATTTTGTTTTCAGGCTCATCGGCGTAATAGATAACTATTCGATCTGCCCGATAGTTTTCAATGTTTACGAACTTCTTAAAGAAAGAATCCGGGAAGAGTCTATCCTAAATGACTTTGACGAATTTTTCGATTTTGAGGTTTAA
- the rodA gene encoding rod shape-determining protein RodA — protein sequence MFDRKFIQYFDWGLLVLVLLISGLGFITLYSVAMAGETTPDKMFYIKQMVWFCAGLILMVLSFLFNYKLLNRWAYTIYAVCIFLLIAVLFLGKYVSGAQRWLMIGPLSIQPSELVKIAVIIILARYYSKHAYTRGFTLRNLVKPAILVLIPFILIVRQPDLGTALVVFLIAASITVFVKIERRSFIYIIISCMTAFPVVWFFLKEYQQRRILTFINPERDPLGAGYHIIQSKIAIGSGMITGKGFLKGTQNALSFLPEQHTDFIFSVLAEEWGFAGSIFLIFLFLMLLVKGLNVAYGCRDPFGTILSVGISAMIFWQVVINIGMVMGLMPVVGVPLPFISYGGSSIVVTIVCVGILMNVSMRRFMLE from the coding sequence ATGTTTGACAGAAAGTTTATACAATATTTTGACTGGGGTTTGCTGGTACTGGTTCTTTTGATCAGTGGCCTGGGGTTTATTACGCTGTACAGCGTCGCAATGGCCGGAGAAACCACCCCCGATAAAATGTTTTATATCAAGCAAATGGTATGGTTTTGTGCCGGACTGATATTAATGGTGCTCTCTTTTTTATTCAATTATAAATTATTGAACCGATGGGCCTATACAATTTATGCGGTTTGTATTTTCCTGTTAATTGCGGTTTTGTTTCTGGGAAAATATGTCAGCGGGGCACAAAGATGGTTGATGATAGGGCCTTTGTCAATTCAGCCATCCGAGCTGGTTAAGATTGCGGTGATCATTATACTGGCCCGATACTATTCGAAGCATGCATATACGCGGGGATTTACCCTGCGTAATCTTGTTAAGCCCGCCATTCTGGTCCTTATTCCATTTATTCTGATCGTCAGACAGCCTGATCTGGGAACCGCATTGGTGGTTTTTCTGATCGCCGCTTCGATAACTGTTTTTGTGAAGATTGAAAGGCGTTCCTTTATATATATCATTATTTCTTGTATGACGGCTTTTCCGGTGGTCTGGTTTTTTTTAAAAGAATATCAACAAAGGCGTATACTCACCTTTATAAATCCTGAGAGAGATCCCCTGGGGGCAGGCTATCATATTATTCAATCAAAAATTGCCATCGGTTCGGGGATGATTACCGGCAAAGGATTTTTAAAAGGAACGCAAAATGCGTTGTCTTTTCTTCCTGAACAACATACGGATTTTATATTTTCAGTTCTGGCGGAGGAGTGGGGATTTGCCGGTTCAATATTTCTTATTTTCCTTTTCCTGATGTTGCTTGTAAAAGGATTAAATGTTGCATACGGGTGCAGGGACCCTTTCGGCACCATCCTGTCAGTCGGCATATCGGCCATGATATTCTGGCAGGTGGTGATTAATATAGGGATGGTAATGGGGCTTATGCCGGTGGTGGGTGTGCCCTTGCCGTTTATCAGCTATGGGGGTTCATCTATTGTGGTTACCATTGTTTGTGTGGGTATATTAATGAATGTGAGCATGAGGCGGTTTATGCTTGAATAA
- a CDS encoding rod shape-determining protein, whose product MNLFFDGILGMFSSDLAIDLGTANTLVYVKGKGIVLMEPSVVAVSVDHRSKNRVLAVGADAKNMLGRTPGNIVAIRPMRDGVIADFEVTEAMLRHFIHKVHNRRTFVRPRIIIAVPSGITQVEKRAVKESAESAGAREVFLIEEPMAAAIGSNLPITEPTCNMVVDIGGGTTEVAVISLAGIVYSRSVRVAGDKMDSAIIQYIKRKYNLLIGEMTSEIIKMTIGNAAPDPQDLETIEVKGRDLASGIPKILSIDSEEIRVAISEQIDSIIETVKIALEQTPPELAADIVDRGIILTGGGALLKNLDKFIREETSLPITVADDPLTTVAHGCGKTLDNIEILRQVVIT is encoded by the coding sequence ATGAATTTATTTTTTGATGGAATTTTAGGTATGTTTTCCAGCGATCTTGCGATTGACCTGGGAACTGCCAACACGTTGGTTTATGTGAAGGGTAAGGGTATTGTTTTAATGGAGCCTTCTGTGGTTGCAGTGAGTGTGGACCACCGGTCGAAAAACAGGGTGCTGGCCGTTGGTGCGGATGCTAAAAATATGCTGGGAAGAACTCCGGGAAACATTGTTGCCATCCGGCCGATGCGGGATGGGGTGATTGCTGATTTTGAAGTTACCGAAGCAATGTTGCGGCATTTTATTCATAAGGTGCATAACAGGCGTACATTCGTCCGGCCAAGAATTATTATTGCCGTACCATCCGGAATTACCCAGGTGGAAAAGCGTGCGGTAAAGGAGTCGGCGGAATCTGCCGGAGCTCGCGAGGTTTTTTTGATTGAAGAGCCTATGGCTGCCGCCATCGGATCTAATCTTCCCATTACTGAGCCAACCTGTAATATGGTGGTTGATATCGGCGGTGGAACAACCGAAGTCGCAGTTATTTCTCTGGCAGGAATTGTTTACAGCAGGTCCGTCAGAGTGGCCGGTGATAAGATGGATTCCGCCATCATACAGTATATTAAAAGGAAATATAACCTGTTAATCGGCGAAATGACTTCCGAAATTATTAAAATGACCATCGGCAATGCCGCCCCTGATCCTCAGGATCTTGAGACCATAGAAGTAAAGGGGAGGGATCTTGCATCCGGGATACCCAAAATTCTGTCGATCGATTCGGAAGAGATTCGAGTTGCGATTTCCGAGCAGATCGATTCAATTATCGAGACAGTGAAAATAGCTTTGGAACAAACCCCACCTGAGCTGGCCGCCGACATTGTCGACCGGGGGATCATTTTGACCGGCGGCGGAGCCCTGCTGAAAAATCTGGATAAGTTCATCAGGGAAGAAACCAGTCTTCCTATTACCGTGGCCGATGATCCGCTGACAACCGTGGCCCATGGTTGCGGCAAAACTCTGGATAATATTGAAATACTAAGACAGGTTGTAATCACATAG